The Thermobispora bispora DSM 43833 genome window below encodes:
- the rpsT gene encoding 30S ribosomal protein S20, which yields MANIKSQIKRNRQNEKRRLRNKAVKSSLKTAIRKFREAADQGNVEEAIVLLRAACRQLDKAVSKGVIHKNQAANRKSAIAKRAAALQAAAQKADA from the coding sequence GTGGCGAACATCAAGTCCCAGATCAAGCGCAACCGGCAGAACGAGAAGCGCCGGCTGCGGAACAAGGCTGTCAAGTCGTCCCTGAAGACGGCGATTCGCAAGTTCCGCGAGGCCGCCGACCAGGGCAACGTCGAGGAGGCGATCGTCCTCCTGCGTGCGGCCTGCCGGCAGCTCGACAAGGCCGTCAGCAAGGGCGTCATCCACAAGAACCAGGCGGCCAACCGGAAGTCGGCGATCGCCAAGCGCGCCGCCGCCCTCCAGGCGGCCGCCCAGAAGGCCGACGCCTGA